From a region of the Nitrospira sp. genome:
- a CDS encoding glutathione S-transferase family protein, with the protein MGIQAQFPDEQSPAGEFTRQPDAFREWVTANGSSGYPAEAGRYHLYVSWACPWAHRTIIVRKLKKLETVIGMTVVDPIRDERGWAFREGAGHSLDPINGFQFLREAYKKTDPAYIGRMTVPVLWDRVTKRIVTNSDDDLMRIFNGEFNRFTESPIDLYPDGWRQEIDELNTFIYENVNDGVYRAGFATSQGAYERAAGRLFAALDQLDARLASRRYLFGPELVETDWRLFVTLVRFDAVYHGHFKCNVRRIIDYPNLFGYLKDLYQTDGIAETVNFDHIKRHYYITHDDINPTRIVPIGPDQDLSTPHGRDRLR; encoded by the coding sequence ATGGGGATCCAGGCGCAATTTCCCGACGAACAATCGCCGGCCGGCGAGTTTACCCGACAGCCGGATGCGTTCCGGGAATGGGTGACCGCCAACGGGAGCTCGGGCTATCCTGCCGAAGCCGGCCGCTATCATCTCTACGTCTCATGGGCTTGCCCGTGGGCACATCGCACGATCATCGTGCGCAAGCTGAAGAAGCTCGAGACGGTGATCGGTATGACGGTCGTGGACCCCATTCGCGACGAGCGAGGATGGGCATTTCGCGAAGGTGCGGGACATTCCCTCGACCCCATCAATGGGTTTCAGTTCTTGCGCGAAGCCTATAAAAAGACCGATCCGGCCTATATCGGTCGTATGACGGTTCCGGTCCTGTGGGATCGCGTGACCAAACGCATCGTCACCAATTCCGACGATGACCTGATGAGAATCTTCAACGGTGAATTCAATCGATTCACTGAAAGTCCGATCGATTTATACCCGGACGGATGGCGACAGGAGATCGATGAGCTCAACACTTTTATCTACGAGAACGTGAACGACGGGGTCTACCGAGCGGGATTCGCCACATCTCAGGGCGCCTATGAACGAGCGGCAGGGCGATTGTTCGCCGCCTTGGATCAACTCGATGCGCGTCTTGCATCCCGCCGTTATCTCTTCGGACCGGAGTTGGTTGAAACCGACTGGCGGCTCTTCGTCACATTGGTTCGGTTCGACGCGGTGTATCATGGACATTTCAAGTGCAACGTCCGGCGTATCATCGACTACCCGAACCTCTTTGGGTATCTCAAGGACCTCTACCAAACTGACGGCATCGCTGAAACTGTCAATTTCGATCATATTAAGCGGCACTACTACATCACGCACGACGACATCAATCCTACCCGCATTGTCCCAATCGGACCCGACCAAGATCTTTCCACGCCGCATGGGCGTGACCGTCTGCGATAG
- a CDS encoding efflux RND transporter periplasmic adaptor subunit has product MGSPGLNRNATVFLAYAMRGLAACAIVAASTGCENKPAADTSTVKPDSASTSPGVVRLTPEELSRMQLELAPVVQGQILSHREFPATVQANQNELAEVTTLIRGRVVKVQVDVGQDVKKGALLAMLHSMDLGVAEGDYLKAGARLQEAELAHLRAKDLYENNAVSLAELQRREAAMKTARAELREAKNRLELLGVPREEIDRLERELTIKADMPLRAPFEGRVITRNITRGEVVETDQKLFTVANLTNMWVIGNVPEKDVQFIHKDQKVEVVLAAYPHALTTGVITYIGDVLDPGTRTMRLRVTVPNPYRLLKPEMFAIVRVYTASSPDTLSVPLAAIQDGPAGKMVFVQRGAGAFEARTVTLGNEERDVVSVLEGVTAGEQVVTKGSFALRSEMERHKIEPSL; this is encoded by the coding sequence GTGGGTAGTCCCGGGCTGAATCGGAACGCGACCGTCTTTCTGGCTTATGCCATGCGTGGTCTGGCGGCCTGTGCGATCGTGGCAGCGAGCACCGGTTGTGAGAACAAACCGGCGGCGGACACCTCCACCGTCAAACCGGACTCTGCTTCCACATCACCGGGAGTCGTGCGTCTGACGCCGGAAGAGTTATCTCGGATGCAGCTGGAACTTGCACCGGTGGTGCAAGGACAGATTCTTTCGCATCGTGAGTTTCCCGCAACCGTTCAAGCCAACCAGAACGAACTGGCCGAGGTTACCACCTTGATTCGAGGCCGGGTCGTGAAGGTTCAGGTGGATGTCGGCCAGGACGTGAAAAAGGGCGCTCTCTTGGCAATGCTCCACAGCATGGACCTTGGCGTCGCGGAAGGAGATTACCTCAAGGCCGGGGCAAGACTGCAAGAGGCGGAACTCGCGCATCTCCGTGCCAAGGATCTGTACGAAAACAACGCCGTCAGCCTTGCCGAACTGCAACGACGCGAGGCCGCCATGAAGACGGCGAGAGCCGAACTGCGGGAGGCAAAGAACCGTCTCGAGCTGCTTGGGGTGCCACGAGAAGAGATCGACAGGCTTGAGCGGGAGTTGACGATCAAGGCCGACATGCCCTTGCGCGCCCCGTTCGAGGGGCGGGTCATCACGCGCAACATTACGCGTGGAGAAGTAGTCGAGACGGATCAAAAGCTTTTTACCGTGGCGAATCTCACCAATATGTGGGTGATCGGCAACGTGCCGGAGAAGGACGTTCAATTCATCCACAAAGATCAGAAGGTCGAAGTGGTCTTGGCGGCCTATCCCCATGCGCTCACCACCGGTGTCATTACCTACATCGGGGATGTGCTTGATCCGGGCACTCGTACCATGCGCCTGCGAGTGACAGTCCCGAATCCCTATCGGCTGCTGAAGCCGGAAATGTTTGCCATCGTCCGCGTGTATACGGCGTCCAGTCCGGACACGCTGAGCGTGCCGCTGGCGGCGATCCAAGACGGGCCTGCCGGCAAGATGGTGTTTGTTCAGCGGGGGGCCGGGGCGTTTGAGGCGCGGACAGTCACGTTGGGGAACGAAGAACGCGACGTCGTCAGCGTGTTGGAAGGGGTGACGGCAGGCGAACAGGTCGTCACCAAGGGCTCCTTCGCTCTCAGGTCAGAAATGGAACGGCATAAGATCGAGCCTTCGCTATGA
- a CDS encoding efflux RND transporter permease subunit produces MIAALLEFSLRQRILIIGLACLLSVIGVIAFESIPIDAYPDVTNIQVQVLTEAAGLSPVEVERFITYPLELQMTGLPGLAEIRSLSKFALSQITVVFQDEVDIYFARQLVLERIMAAKERLPEGLEPVMAPVTTGLGEVYHYYIEGSHATATDPQVVERELTDQRTMQDWVLRPLLKSVPGVIDVNGMGGFVKQYQVLVDSAKLRKFDLTLHQIYEAVVKNNANVGGNVLERHADRSIVRGLGLIKTVSDIESIIVKEVGGTPVFVRDVAEVQIGHAVRHGAVVLNGEREVVIGTVLMLRGANARQVVEAVKDKVQDLQQSTILPPGTKLIPFYDRIELVNAAIQTVRDALIEGIVLVVFVFFFFLGHVRSAVVVTVSLIVTPLITFIAMQRLGLSANLMTLGGLAIAIGEIADGSLVVVENVYRHLAQTNAETAKSKVDVILQATKEVGRPILFGILIISVVFLPLMTLHGMEGKMFAPLAYTLVIALLVSVVVTLTLSPVLASLFLRGDHQGETRVTRWMRQGYLPVLRWTLRHRGLVLTGSIIIVLSSLALVPFVGREFIPLLEEGALTPQVVKLPSVSLAESIEMEKHAQKVMLEFPEVKMAVSRIGRAEIPYHPEDLYESDPIVSLHDRSLWKTARTQSGLTDAMRKKLAEIPGISVLMSQPIQERVDELISGIRTQCAIKLFGDDLDVLRDKAQEIADLMQQIKGVKDIKIEQIAGQPYLIIDVDRQKIARYGINVADVQEIITSAIGGKVATYVYEGERRFQLTLRFPEPQRNSIGAIKEIRVKSASGALIPMSDLATIEMREGPARISREHVKRRIYIGFNVVGRDIGGVVDEGRKKLVMQVRLPEGYSVVWGGAFENMERANARLSIVVPITLGLVYLLLFWAFHSLRYATLIVLNLPFALIGGVVSLWLSGQYLSVPASIGFIELFGLAVGNGIVLVSYINQLRSDGKQTDEAIVTGCSLRLRPVVMTMMTTLLGLLPLALAQGIGAEVQRPLASVVIGGLFTSTALTLVVLPVLYSMFAGQVVKKEEAPEWV; encoded by the coding sequence ATGATCGCCGCGCTTCTGGAATTTTCGCTGCGCCAACGGATACTGATCATTGGCCTGGCCTGCCTGTTGTCCGTCATCGGTGTGATTGCCTTTGAGTCCATTCCGATCGATGCCTATCCAGACGTGACCAACATCCAAGTGCAGGTGCTGACCGAGGCGGCGGGTCTCTCCCCGGTCGAAGTGGAGCGGTTCATTACGTATCCCCTCGAACTCCAGATGACGGGTCTGCCGGGTCTGGCGGAAATCCGCTCGCTCTCCAAATTCGCGCTCTCTCAGATTACGGTGGTCTTTCAAGACGAGGTCGATATCTACTTCGCCCGCCAGTTGGTCCTGGAGCGGATCATGGCGGCCAAAGAGCGGTTACCGGAGGGGCTCGAGCCCGTGATGGCCCCCGTCACCACTGGGCTGGGCGAGGTCTATCACTATTATATCGAAGGGTCCCATGCGACGGCCACGGATCCTCAGGTCGTCGAGAGGGAACTGACGGATCAACGGACAATGCAGGACTGGGTCTTGCGCCCTCTGCTGAAGAGCGTGCCGGGCGTGATTGACGTGAACGGCATGGGCGGGTTCGTGAAACAGTATCAAGTCCTGGTGGATTCGGCCAAGCTCCGCAAGTTCGACTTGACGCTCCACCAGATCTATGAGGCGGTGGTGAAGAACAACGCCAATGTCGGGGGCAATGTGTTGGAACGGCATGCCGACCGCTCGATCGTGCGAGGACTCGGGCTGATCAAGACCGTGAGCGATATCGAATCCATCATCGTGAAAGAGGTCGGCGGCACGCCGGTATTCGTTCGGGATGTCGCGGAAGTCCAGATAGGCCACGCCGTTCGCCATGGTGCCGTGGTCCTCAATGGGGAGCGGGAGGTTGTGATTGGAACGGTGTTGATGCTTCGCGGAGCGAATGCCCGTCAGGTGGTCGAAGCCGTCAAGGACAAGGTGCAGGATCTCCAGCAGAGTACGATTCTTCCGCCCGGCACGAAACTGATTCCATTCTATGATCGCATCGAATTGGTAAATGCCGCCATCCAGACGGTGCGCGACGCGTTGATCGAAGGGATCGTGTTGGTGGTCTTCGTCTTCTTTTTCTTCCTGGGCCACGTGCGCAGCGCCGTCGTCGTGACCGTCTCGCTGATCGTTACCCCCTTGATCACATTCATCGCCATGCAGCGCTTGGGACTTTCAGCCAATCTGATGACGCTTGGTGGGCTGGCCATCGCCATCGGTGAGATCGCGGACGGCTCGCTGGTCGTGGTCGAAAACGTGTATCGCCATCTCGCGCAGACTAACGCGGAGACTGCAAAAAGCAAGGTCGACGTGATTCTCCAGGCCACGAAAGAAGTGGGCCGGCCGATCCTCTTCGGCATTCTGATCATCAGCGTCGTCTTTCTGCCGCTCATGACGTTGCACGGAATGGAGGGGAAGATGTTCGCGCCGTTGGCCTATACGCTGGTGATCGCGCTCCTCGTTTCGGTCGTGGTGACGTTGACGCTGTCGCCGGTGCTCGCATCGTTGTTCCTGCGCGGCGATCATCAGGGAGAAACCCGTGTGACACGCTGGATGAGGCAGGGCTATCTGCCCGTGCTCCGGTGGACACTCCGGCACCGCGGCTTGGTCCTGACCGGTTCGATCATCATCGTATTGAGCAGTCTTGCTCTCGTTCCATTCGTGGGGCGGGAATTTATTCCGCTCCTGGAGGAAGGGGCCCTGACCCCCCAGGTTGTGAAGCTGCCGAGCGTGTCGTTGGCCGAATCCATCGAAATGGAGAAGCATGCCCAAAAGGTGATGCTGGAGTTTCCCGAAGTGAAGATGGCGGTGAGCAGAATCGGTCGGGCCGAAATTCCCTACCATCCGGAAGATCTGTATGAAAGCGATCCGATCGTGTCCTTGCATGATCGAAGTCTCTGGAAAACGGCGAGAACCCAATCGGGGTTGACCGACGCCATGAGGAAAAAACTGGCGGAGATCCCCGGGATCTCCGTCCTCATGAGCCAGCCGATTCAAGAACGGGTAGACGAGCTGATCTCCGGCATCAGGACCCAGTGCGCCATCAAGCTGTTCGGAGACGATCTCGATGTGCTCCGTGACAAGGCGCAAGAGATCGCCGATTTGATGCAGCAGATCAAGGGCGTCAAAGATATCAAGATCGAACAGATTGCCGGCCAGCCCTATCTCATCATCGATGTCGATCGGCAGAAGATCGCCCGCTACGGCATCAACGTGGCCGACGTGCAGGAGATCATCACCAGCGCCATTGGAGGCAAAGTGGCGACTTATGTGTACGAGGGCGAGCGGCGGTTTCAGTTGACGCTTCGGTTTCCAGAGCCGCAACGCAACAGTATCGGCGCCATCAAGGAGATTCGGGTGAAATCGGCTTCCGGCGCACTGATCCCGATGAGCGATCTCGCCACGATTGAGATGCGCGAGGGACCGGCTCGCATCAGTCGCGAGCATGTGAAGCGCCGTATCTACATCGGCTTCAATGTTGTCGGGCGGGACATCGGTGGCGTGGTGGATGAAGGTCGAAAGAAGCTAGTGATGCAGGTCCGGCTGCCGGAAGGATACAGCGTCGTATGGGGCGGGGCGTTCGAAAATATGGAACGGGCCAACGCGCGACTCTCGATCGTCGTGCCGATTACCTTAGGACTTGTGTATCTCTTGCTCTTCTGGGCGTTTCACTCGCTGCGTTACGCGACCTTGATTGTTCTCAATCTCCCCTTCGCCTTGATCGGTGGCGTGGTCTCACTGTGGCTGAGCGGGCAGTATCTGAGCGTACCGGCCTCCATCGGCTTCATCGAACTGTTTGGGCTCGCGGTGGGCAATGGCATCGTCCTCGTCTCGTACATTAATCAGCTGCGGAGCGACGGAAAACAAACGGACGAGGCCATCGTCACCGGATGCAGCCTGCGTCTTCGTCCGGTCGTGATGACGATGATGACCACATTGCTGGGGCTCCTGCCGCTGGCGCTGGCCCAGGGGATTGGGGCTGAGGTCCAACGGCCACTCGCCAGCGTCGTCATAGGCGGGCTCTTCACATCGACGGCGCTGACGCTGGTCGTGCTGCCTGTGCTCTACAGCATGTTTGCGGGGCAGGTGGTCAAGAAAGAGGAGGCGCCTGAATGGGTGTAA
- a CDS encoding formylglycine-generating enzyme family protein produces the protein MALVPAGEFTMGSMMGDDEKPVRRIYLNAFYMDKYEVTVGQYARYLDVTDMEEPPDWSVMNQPQHQRRPVVNVDWEDAVKYCKWAGKRLPTEAEWEKAARGTDGRIYPWGNEAPSRLHANYGRKERDDHMALVPVGSFEEGKSIYGIYDMAGNAWEWVFDWYDHDYYKNGPRKNPIGPAKGDGKVVRGGSWLYVAEFLRSAHRFSAQPTNRYFGYGFRCAKTP, from the coding sequence ATGGCACTGGTGCCGGCGGGGGAATTCACAATGGGGAGCATGATGGGCGATGATGAAAAGCCCGTGCGACGCATCTATTTGAATGCCTTTTACATGGACAAATATGAAGTGACCGTAGGCCAATATGCCAGGTACCTGGATGTGACGGACATGGAAGAGCCTCCGGATTGGAGCGTCATGAATCAACCCCAACATCAGAGACGACCGGTCGTCAATGTCGATTGGGAGGACGCCGTCAAATACTGCAAATGGGCCGGTAAACGCCTGCCGACGGAGGCGGAGTGGGAGAAAGCGGCACGGGGAACGGATGGGCGTATCTATCCCTGGGGCAATGAGGCGCCAAGTCGGCTCCACGCGAATTATGGAAGAAAAGAAAGGGATGACCATATGGCGTTAGTTCCGGTTGGGTCGTTTGAAGAGGGCAAGAGTATATATGGCATCTATGATATGGCCGGTAATGCTTGGGAGTGGGTCTTCGATTGGTACGACCATGATTATTACAAGAATGGCCCGCGGAAAAACCCAATAGGGCCGGCAAAAGGTGATGGGAAGGTGGTACGCGGCGGGTCCTGGCTGTACGTTGCTGAGTTCCTGCGTTCCGCTCACCGGTTCAGCGCGCAGCCGACGAACCGATACTTCGGCTACGGATTCCGTTGCGCAAAGACGCCGTAA
- a CDS encoding GNAT family N-acetyltransferase, producing MVQIRPATERDFPALLQVQEAAFGEYAGLYKVSGWTTETLESLKEDAREKHIFVAEADGTIVGSVRFWTVAGVCVIRLLSVSPTHRHQGVGLALIREIERTTTDAHKFYACTMLSTARNIQFFMKLGYKAETILPDHYDHLDLICFAKYR from the coding sequence GTGGTTCAAATCAGACCAGCGACCGAAAGAGATTTTCCTGCTCTCCTCCAAGTGCAAGAGGCTGCGTTTGGTGAATATGCCGGCCTCTACAAGGTAAGCGGCTGGACCACGGAAACCCTTGAGAGCCTGAAAGAGGATGCAAGAGAGAAGCATATTTTTGTGGCGGAAGCGGATGGTACGATTGTCGGTTCCGTGCGCTTTTGGACGGTGGCCGGCGTGTGCGTGATCCGGTTGCTCTCCGTGAGTCCGACTCACCGGCATCAAGGAGTTGGCCTGGCGCTGATCCGTGAGATCGAACGAACGACGACCGATGCCCATAAATTTTACGCCTGCACCATGCTGAGCACGGCGAGAAACATTCAGTTCTTTATGAAACTCGGCTACAAGGCCGAAACGATTCTTCCCGATCACTACGACCATCTCGACCTCATCTGCTTCGCAAAATACCGCTGA
- a CDS encoding macro domain-containing protein, translating to MLKEVGGDILRTNAEIVAHGVAPNDGFANGLALCLRQQWPSMYKDFRHYCQTFTPKTGELWAWAGAGGVRIVSLFTQEPAPSHGAKPGKATIENVNHCLKALVKWIESEKIKSVALPRLATGVGGLDWKDVKPLIEKHLGHLPIPVYVYDTYQPGLQAKE from the coding sequence ATGCTGAAAGAAGTGGGAGGAGACATTTTGCGGACAAACGCAGAAATCGTGGCGCACGGCGTTGCCCCGAACGACGGGTTCGCGAACGGCCTAGCGTTGTGTCTGAGGCAGCAGTGGCCTTCCATGTACAAGGATTTCAGGCATTATTGCCAAACATTTACGCCAAAGACCGGAGAATTGTGGGCCTGGGCTGGTGCCGGCGGAGTGCGAATCGTGAGTCTGTTTACTCAAGAGCCAGCTCCCAGCCATGGGGCCAAACCGGGGAAAGCCACGATCGAGAACGTCAATCACTGTCTTAAAGCCCTTGTCAAATGGATCGAAAGCGAGAAGATCAAAAGCGTCGCACTTCCTCGTTTGGCGACCGGTGTTGGTGGACTCGACTGGAAAGACGTGAAGCCTTTGATCGAAAAGCATCTCGGCCACTTACCCATTCCGGTCTACGTGTACGACACGTATCAGCCAGGTCTGCAGGCGAAAGAGTGA
- a CDS encoding amidohydrolase: MPFVPQDLYDRLVAVRRELHRYPELSWQEARTAAVISKFLQGLGIECRTNVAGTGVVADITGKTGVPCVVLRADTDALPIQEETGLEFASVHDGVMHACGHDGHTTMLLGAAALLSQEKGLPSPVRLIFQPAEEKGTGAMAMITEGVLEGAGLIFGGHLDRHYHPGTIVVSEGPVNASSDNFTIEIIGQGAHGARPHESIDAVVVGSLMIMALQTIVSREVDPARPSVVSVGQFHAGTAPNVIAGRAKLEGTVRAQDPAVRQQLLNSVRRIAESIAQLHGAKIHIVVTEGTPPLVNHPEMATLARRAAIEAVGEANVLPLKTANMGAEDFSYYLEKIPGAYVRFGSQVPGREGYPAHSSKFDFDEEALAVGAAYYQAIAKIAGHQLHKQAASV, encoded by the coding sequence ATGCCATTTGTACCTCAAGATTTGTACGACCGACTGGTTGCGGTGCGAAGAGAGCTGCATCGGTATCCAGAGTTAAGTTGGCAGGAAGCGCGAACGGCCGCCGTGATCAGCAAATTTCTTCAGGGCCTCGGTATTGAATGCCGCACGAACGTGGCCGGTACGGGTGTCGTCGCGGATATCACCGGAAAGACCGGAGTTCCCTGTGTGGTGCTGCGGGCCGACACTGATGCGCTCCCCATTCAAGAAGAGACCGGCCTTGAGTTCGCATCGGTGCATGACGGCGTCATGCATGCCTGCGGCCACGATGGACACACGACGATGTTGCTCGGCGCCGCTGCGCTGCTTTCCCAAGAGAAAGGCTTGCCGTCGCCGGTGCGGTTGATTTTTCAGCCTGCTGAAGAGAAAGGCACCGGCGCGATGGCCATGATCACGGAAGGCGTCCTTGAGGGCGCAGGTTTGATTTTCGGTGGGCATCTGGATCGGCATTACCACCCAGGTACCATTGTGGTGAGTGAAGGACCAGTGAACGCCTCATCCGATAACTTTACGATCGAGATCATCGGGCAAGGAGCTCATGGGGCCAGACCGCACGAAAGCATCGATGCCGTGGTGGTGGGGAGCCTCATGATCATGGCGTTGCAGACTATCGTCTCACGAGAGGTGGATCCGGCCCGTCCTTCTGTTGTCTCAGTCGGCCAATTTCATGCGGGCACTGCGCCGAACGTGATTGCGGGACGGGCCAAGCTGGAAGGAACAGTACGGGCTCAGGATCCAGCTGTCCGGCAACAACTGCTCAACTCCGTGCGCCGCATTGCCGAGTCCATCGCACAGTTGCATGGGGCAAAAATTCACATCGTGGTCACAGAGGGCACGCCGCCGCTCGTCAATCATCCGGAAATGGCGACCCTCGCGCGCCGTGCTGCGATCGAAGCGGTCGGGGAGGCGAATGTGTTGCCGCTGAAAACGGCCAATATGGGAGCGGAAGACTTCAGCTATTACCTGGAGAAAATACCCGGTGCCTATGTCCGATTCGGCAGTCAAGTTCCCGGCCGAGAAGGCTATCCTGCACATTCCAGTAAGTTCGACTTCGATGAAGAAGCTTTAGCCGTAGGTGCGGCGTATTATCAGGCCATCGCCAAGATTGCCGGCCACCAACTCCACAAGCAAGCGGCGTCCGTCTGA
- a CDS encoding GNAT family N-acetyltransferase — MIKIREAREEDVGQIREIFLAVYGTDYPHRELYDELWLKRSVFTDDALILVAEDTEAGRVVGTASVLFDFGAHSDLVGEFGRLAVHPDYRRMQVGKLLMDKRLEAIKNRLHVGLVVARTVHPYAQRISLAQGFIATGFLPFKHFFRHRESFALLARYFSDALALRRNNPRIIPEAYALANLVMNQPPFTPDFIVDEDSASYPPGGDYRLEQLQAEGYPALLRIERGRVRNREIFGPMRLDYGFFKLQARQTNYFLARSGGHIVGAVGYTMDPIEHTVRVFELIALADDVVRFLLAELERKCREEMGIEYIEIDVSAYAPRMQRTLLELNFLPVAYVPAMVFYQVERLDIMKMVRLNKLQDLGSLGLMEPVRAVADVVMRGLSTCIIAPRMAQAIKEVPLFHGMNTEQATRLAGVCAVRSMRAGERLFAEHDPSDRLYLVLQGHVTISGGPSSRVIGTVHTGETCGEVSLLSARPHSATATVSEPIEVAELLRRDLEDLIRRRPDIGVTIYRNLAVGLGDKLLRSGNGQGQGQSEAERVSLTSESVLHRT; from the coding sequence ATGATCAAAATCCGAGAAGCCCGCGAAGAGGATGTCGGCCAGATCCGCGAGATCTTCCTCGCCGTGTACGGCACAGATTATCCGCATCGCGAACTCTACGATGAGCTCTGGCTGAAGCGTTCCGTTTTCACGGACGATGCTCTTATTCTTGTGGCTGAGGATACGGAAGCAGGCCGCGTCGTCGGGACAGCCTCCGTGCTCTTCGACTTCGGAGCCCATTCCGATCTCGTCGGAGAGTTCGGTCGCCTTGCCGTGCATCCGGACTATCGTCGGATGCAGGTTGGGAAACTGCTTATGGACAAGCGGCTTGAGGCCATCAAGAACCGTTTACATGTGGGACTTGTTGTCGCGCGTACCGTGCATCCCTATGCCCAGCGCATCAGTCTTGCCCAGGGATTCATTGCCACTGGCTTTCTGCCGTTCAAGCACTTCTTTCGCCACCGGGAGAGCTTTGCGCTGCTGGCTCGGTATTTCAGCGATGCACTCGCATTACGCCGCAACAACCCGCGCATCATCCCCGAAGCCTATGCTCTGGCCAATCTGGTGATGAACCAGCCGCCCTTCACACCGGATTTTATTGTGGACGAAGACTCCGCCTCCTACCCTCCCGGCGGGGATTATCGCCTCGAGCAATTGCAAGCCGAGGGCTATCCCGCCTTACTGCGTATCGAACGAGGTCGAGTGCGGAATCGAGAGATTTTTGGACCCATGCGGCTGGATTACGGTTTCTTCAAGCTACAGGCCCGTCAAACTAATTACTTTCTTGCCCGCTCCGGCGGCCACATCGTCGGGGCAGTCGGCTATACGATGGACCCAATCGAGCACACTGTGCGGGTGTTCGAACTCATCGCGCTGGCCGACGATGTGGTGCGATTTCTTCTGGCTGAGCTGGAACGGAAGTGTCGTGAGGAGATGGGGATCGAGTACATTGAAATCGACGTCAGCGCCTATGCGCCTCGCATGCAGAGGACTCTGTTGGAGTTGAATTTTCTCCCGGTTGCGTATGTGCCGGCCATGGTGTTCTATCAAGTGGAACGGCTCGATATCATGAAGATGGTGCGCTTGAACAAGCTCCAAGACTTGGGGTCGCTGGGTCTGATGGAACCGGTTCGGGCTGTTGCCGACGTCGTAATGCGTGGGCTTTCTACTTGCATCATAGCCCCACGTATGGCGCAAGCGATCAAAGAGGTCCCGTTGTTTCATGGAATGAACACTGAACAGGCGACGAGACTAGCTGGGGTTTGCGCAGTGAGGAGCATGCGGGCGGGCGAACGGCTCTTTGCCGAGCATGATCCGTCGGATAGGCTGTACCTTGTACTTCAGGGGCACGTCACCATCAGCGGGGGTCCTTCTTCGCGCGTCATCGGTACCGTGCACACCGGAGAGACCTGTGGCGAAGTGTCGCTCCTCTCGGCCAGACCCCACTCAGCCACGGCGACAGTTTCAGAGCCCATCGAAGTGGCCGAACTGCTTCGGCGAGATCTGGAAGATCTCATTCGACGTCGTCCAGATATCGGCGTGACCATCTATCGAAACCTGGCCGTTGGCCTTGGAGACAAGCTTCTGCGTTCCGGCAATGGGCAGGGTCAAGGGCAAAGCGAGGCCGAGCGTGTGTCGCTTACTTCGGAGAGTGTGTTACACAGGACGTAA
- a CDS encoding CBS domain-containing protein — protein sequence MDEHRGGAVQDFMHRYLEVVPQDTTITAAAERMGVRRIGCVLVESDDPKRGPYGITTETDLVRKVLAKGLGPTITTVDRVMVSPILTIAGNRSMLDASHLMEANHVRHLCVVEADEIVGIISVRDLVRSFVDAESGPVCELNKVYRPLSVLMAVTLATIPSDASLLEAAQLMTEKRIGSLLTIEAGEIVGIVTERDLVRKGLATNRYAGGTRVGVVMSSPLFSIDVNRTIRDASQVMAEQGVRHLPVTENGKIIGVLSVRDLVKMVSVRDRPRFLGRI from the coding sequence ATGGATGAACATCGAGGGGGAGCCGTTCAAGATTTTATGCATCGCTACCTGGAGGTAGTTCCACAAGATACGACGATAACGGCGGCGGCCGAGCGGATGGGGGTCAGGCGGATCGGCTGTGTGTTGGTGGAATCAGATGATCCCAAGCGAGGACCGTACGGGATTACAACAGAGACGGATCTCGTGCGGAAGGTGCTCGCGAAGGGATTAGGCCCCACGATCACGACGGTAGATCGGGTGATGGTCAGCCCGATTTTGACGATCGCCGGGAACCGCTCCATGTTGGATGCCAGCCATTTGATGGAAGCCAATCATGTGCGCCATCTCTGTGTCGTGGAAGCTGATGAGATTGTCGGGATCATTTCGGTGCGAGACCTCGTGCGATCGTTTGTGGATGCGGAGAGCGGCCCCGTTTGTGAACTGAACAAAGTGTACCGCCCGCTGAGTGTCCTTATGGCGGTGACCCTGGCGACGATCCCCAGTGATGCGTCTCTGCTGGAAGCTGCTCAGTTGATGACCGAGAAACGGATTGGGTCCTTGTTGACGATCGAAGCCGGAGAAATCGTCGGCATTGTGACTGAGCGCGATCTGGTCCGCAAAGGGCTGGCCACCAACCGGTATGCAGGCGGCACTCGTGTCGGTGTCGTGATGAGCTCTCCTCTGTTCAGCATCGATGTCAATCGTACGATACGCGATGCCAGTCAAGTGATGGCCGAACAGGGGGTGCGCCACTTGCCCGTGACGGAGAACGGAAAAATCATCGGAGTGCTCTCCGTGCGGGACTTGGTAAAAATGGTCTCTGTCCGTGATCGGCCGAGGTTTCTCGGCAGGATTTAG